A section of the Paenibacillus odorifer genome encodes:
- a CDS encoding DUF4430 domain-containing protein produces the protein MKKIMSSKFVALGLALFMVISILGTSLAPAGQIFAEASAGSGLEATAAERINVADATYAAAEYLLKGGVQSDWQAIGLAQAGYKLPASYHSELEKKVKDAAGNFANVTDYARIVLAVRAIGADPTSFAGNGTTPGYNLIEKIYNNSKLSEQTLNNPVYALLALDSGKYNIPSDAKWTADKLLTEILSKQNPDGGFALTSGASESDMTAITLTALAAHKNNPEAYLAGLQAVAWLSAAQDSHGGYGDSAESSAQAILGLTSFGVDPSGLEYTKNKVDLMENLLSYRLADGSFTHSRGGSSNVLATEQGLQALVAYNLLYKGSNSKLYDFSKSSVQSSLIYAPVTIEGPRATLAQGYAYAGNALGALEKLALQTNLPITNPSGSYVTGIGSIAAGSFGGYDGWMYVVSRDGKWINPDVGMSDFVLKDSDQVLVYYAGDDTKLVDSVTLSKANLKEGDSFNVIVTSKTWKWDAATNTSSPVTAKAAGVQVQIGAQTVTTNAKGEAVFSGNVPAGDYTLTVTGYREGKAPTVAKYTKAIKVISKNVTASLTVEGPEGLISEGTLKASNALEALQQLGSTDDFKVDITKSSYGNFVSGIHGVSQGTYDGWWSFVVSRGGEWIYPSVGMDAFELQESDRVLVYYAGENTQVIDSVALSPTQPKANEAFTVKVSQKKWVWNQDSFTSDPVTSPAAGVQVSIGDKKVITNEQGVAVVDGGLPANSYTMTVTGYAKDSVPSVARYTQSLTVGSSVIAPAKATATLSVIGDSRKGTILASTTVALKEGETAYSLLVSQLGTKVVSSGNAGSIYVKSIDGLAEFDEGPSSGWKYKTNRDADPSISADSYILQNGDTLYWYYTSGE, from the coding sequence ATGAAGAAAATCATGTCTTCCAAGTTTGTAGCACTTGGGCTGGCCTTATTCATGGTCATTTCAATTCTAGGAACATCTCTTGCTCCGGCAGGACAAATATTTGCAGAAGCGAGCGCTGGCTCCGGTCTGGAAGCAACTGCTGCGGAGCGGATTAATGTTGCGGATGCGACTTATGCGGCTGCAGAATATCTCTTGAAAGGTGGCGTGCAATCGGATTGGCAAGCTATTGGATTAGCGCAAGCAGGATATAAGCTGCCAGCCAGTTACCATTCAGAGCTTGAGAAAAAAGTAAAGGATGCAGCTGGCAATTTCGCCAATGTAACCGATTATGCTCGAATCGTGCTCGCAGTGAGAGCGATTGGTGCAGATCCTACTAGCTTTGCTGGTAACGGAACGACTCCTGGCTATAATCTGATTGAGAAAATTTATAATAACAGCAAGCTCAGTGAACAGACGCTAAATAATCCGGTATATGCCTTACTTGCGCTGGATTCTGGTAAATATAATATCCCAAGTGACGCGAAATGGACGGCGGATAAGCTCCTTACGGAGATTCTCTCCAAACAGAATCCGGATGGGGGCTTTGCATTAACCTCGGGCGCAAGTGAGTCTGATATGACAGCGATAACCTTGACGGCTCTGGCGGCACATAAAAATAATCCTGAAGCCTACTTAGCAGGGCTACAAGCCGTAGCTTGGTTATCTGCAGCTCAAGATAGCCATGGGGGTTACGGTGACAGTGCTGAAAGTAGCGCACAAGCAATCCTTGGACTCACATCCTTCGGAGTTGATCCTAGTGGATTAGAATACACCAAAAACAAAGTGGATCTAATGGAGAACCTGCTTAGCTATCGTCTAGCTGATGGTAGCTTCACCCATAGCCGTGGTGGAAGCAGTAATGTTCTGGCGACAGAGCAAGGACTTCAGGCGCTGGTTGCGTATAATTTGCTGTATAAAGGAAGCAACAGTAAGCTATACGATTTTTCCAAATCCTCCGTTCAGAGCTCACTCATCTACGCTCCTGTAACGATTGAGGGACCACGGGCCACGTTGGCACAAGGGTACGCCTATGCTGGCAACGCACTTGGAGCGTTAGAGAAGCTGGCGCTTCAAACGAACTTGCCGATCACGAATCCTTCGGGCAGTTATGTGACTGGCATCGGAAGTATTGCTGCTGGAAGCTTTGGTGGTTATGACGGATGGATGTATGTTGTATCACGTGACGGAAAATGGATTAATCCCGATGTAGGCATGAGTGATTTTGTACTTAAAGATTCAGATCAGGTACTGGTTTATTATGCCGGAGATGACACTAAACTTGTGGATTCCGTTACCCTTTCCAAAGCAAATCTTAAAGAGGGCGATTCTTTTAACGTCATTGTAACTAGTAAGACGTGGAAATGGGACGCTGCTACGAACACTTCCTCTCCTGTAACTGCAAAAGCTGCGGGTGTTCAGGTCCAAATTGGAGCTCAGACGGTAACGACGAATGCTAAAGGTGAGGCCGTATTCTCAGGAAATGTGCCCGCAGGTGACTATACACTGACTGTAACTGGCTACCGCGAAGGTAAAGCGCCAACGGTTGCTAAATATACAAAAGCTATAAAGGTAATTTCTAAGAATGTAACAGCTTCACTTACCGTTGAAGGCCCGGAAGGATTGATTAGTGAAGGGACTTTAAAAGCCTCCAATGCTCTTGAAGCGTTGCAGCAACTAGGGTCTACCGATGATTTTAAAGTAGATATCACCAAATCGTCTTATGGCAACTTTGTATCAGGTATCCATGGAGTTTCGCAAGGTACTTACGACGGATGGTGGAGCTTCGTAGTATCACGCGGCGGGGAGTGGATATATCCAAGTGTGGGTATGGATGCGTTCGAACTACAGGAATCCGATCGTGTGCTTGTCTATTATGCAGGTGAAAATACACAGGTTATAGATTCTGTGGCGCTTTCCCCAACGCAGCCAAAAGCTAATGAAGCTTTTACCGTAAAGGTTTCTCAGAAAAAGTGGGTGTGGAATCAGGACAGTTTCACTTCTGATCCGGTTACCTCACCAGCAGCAGGTGTGCAGGTTTCGATTGGTGATAAGAAGGTAATCACGAATGAACAAGGTGTAGCTGTTGTTGATGGGGGTCTCCCGGCAAATAGCTATACAATGACTGTTACCGGCTATGCTAAAGACAGCGTACCGAGCGTAGCGCGTTATACTCAGTCTCTGACTGTTGGATCGTCTGTTATTGCTCCAGCTAAAGCTACCGCTACCCTTTCAGTGATTGGAGATAGCCGGAAGGGAACCATCCTAGCCAGTACAACAGTAGCTCTAAAAGAGGGCGAAACGGCTTATAGCTTACTAGTCAGTCAATTAGGCACTAAGGTAGTATCATCCGGCAACGCTGGAAGCATCTACGTGAAGTCTATTGACGGGTTGGCTGAATTTGATGAAGGCCCAAGCAGCGGATGGAAGTATAAAACGAACCGGGATGCTGATCCAAGCATAAGTGCAGACAGCTATATTTTGCAGAACGGTGATACTTTATATTGGTACTATACCTCTGGAGAATAA
- a CDS encoding methyl-accepting chemotaxis protein: MKNLKVKYKIGLLLVFAVIMVNVVGGIGIITMTRMAEKTNETYNENLLPVSYVGQMRTNNRAIESYLLERLISVDASKNKELSESIQVKVQDNNELMNKVKAIQYNDPAIVSKIKEYESFLPDYRAQRDNIIKIADSNHNQEAYRVFSGEFNDSREKMINLLKGISDSLLKDADEHNSDSMATAKSMRVNNTIMITFACVICIVISIAIIRLITKPLKELQGIMKRAENGDLTVIATYTAKDEIGQINSSFNNMLQGLRKMMQGIAESAELLSASSEEMSASAEQTSLASQMIAVSSGEIAAGFDEQTESINNTTRSIKAMTNDIAAVEGSSYEMSDLMGVVSGSSDRGVEAVDQIIVQMKEIDLSVTQSQEIVSNLGTLSQEINTIITTINGIATQTNLLALNASIEAARAGEHGRGFAVVAGEIRNLAEATRNSSLRVTDIITHIQKQTESAVESMALGTELVTNGVVQSHLVSQAFHEIQTSIKEATLQTAEIREAVAHVAMESQGVAAAMEQVNVISSKGAEGVQDTSAASQEQLSAMEEMSASAQYLAVLAEDLQKILSSFKL, encoded by the coding sequence ATGAAAAATTTGAAAGTGAAATACAAAATAGGGCTGCTTTTGGTATTCGCTGTAATCATGGTGAATGTTGTAGGGGGCATAGGCATCATCACGATGACCCGAATGGCCGAAAAGACAAATGAGACATATAATGAAAATTTATTGCCTGTTTCTTACGTGGGGCAGATGCGTACGAATAATCGGGCTATTGAATCCTATCTTTTGGAGCGTTTGATTAGCGTTGATGCCAGCAAAAACAAAGAACTTTCTGAGAGTATCCAAGTGAAGGTTCAGGATAACAATGAACTTATGAACAAGGTGAAAGCGATTCAGTATAATGATCCTGCTATTGTAAGTAAAATCAAAGAGTATGAGTCCTTTTTGCCAGATTATCGCGCACAGCGGGACAACATTATAAAGATTGCTGATAGTAATCATAATCAAGAGGCCTATCGAGTATTTTCAGGCGAGTTTAACGATTCCCGTGAAAAAATGATCAACCTACTTAAAGGAATTAGTGATTCGTTGCTTAAAGATGCTGATGAACACAATTCAGATTCCATGGCAACCGCTAAAAGCATGCGGGTAAACAATACCATAATGATTACGTTCGCCTGTGTGATTTGTATCGTGATTAGTATTGCAATCATTCGACTGATAACAAAACCCCTTAAAGAACTGCAAGGAATAATGAAGCGGGCAGAAAATGGAGATTTGACCGTAATAGCAACGTACACTGCCAAGGATGAGATCGGCCAAATTAACAGTTCATTTAACAATATGCTGCAGGGCTTGCGGAAGATGATGCAAGGGATTGCAGAGAGTGCGGAGCTGCTGTCAGCTTCATCGGAAGAGATGAGTGCAAGCGCTGAGCAGACCTCATTGGCTTCACAAATGATCGCTGTATCTTCTGGAGAGATTGCCGCGGGTTTTGATGAACAGACAGAGAGCATTAACAATACAACACGTTCCATAAAAGCAATGACCAATGATATTGCAGCCGTAGAGGGCAGCAGCTATGAAATGTCGGATCTAATGGGCGTAGTTTCCGGTTCATCGGATCGTGGAGTAGAGGCTGTAGACCAAATCATTGTGCAGATGAAGGAAATTGACCTCAGTGTAACTCAGAGTCAGGAGATTGTTTCTAATCTGGGGACATTGTCACAAGAGATTAATACAATTATTACAACGATTAACGGTATTGCTACACAGACGAATCTGCTTGCGCTCAACGCTTCTATAGAAGCAGCACGGGCCGGTGAGCATGGACGGGGATTTGCTGTAGTTGCTGGAGAAATTCGTAATCTGGCGGAAGCAACTAGAAATAGTTCTTTGCGGGTTACAGATATTATTACACATATCCAAAAGCAAACCGAAAGCGCAGTAGAATCCATGGCTTTGGGTACTGAGCTAGTCACCAATGGCGTAGTTCAAAGTCATCTGGTATCTCAAGCTTTTCATGAGATTCAGACTTCCATTAAAGAAGCTACCTTACAGACAGCCGAAATTAGAGAAGCGGTTGCTCATGTAGCCATGGAATCACAAGGTGTGGCAGCAGCTATGGAACAGGTCAACGTTATATCTAGTAAAGGGGCGGAGGGTGTTCAGGACACAAGTGCAGCGAGTCAGGAGCAACTATCCGCAATGGAGGAAATGTCGGCTTCAGCTCAGTATTTAGCGGTGCTGGCAGAAGATCTGCAAAAAATATTGTCCAGCTTCAAACTATAG
- a CDS encoding polysaccharide deacetylase gives MSLKKVWLLLIVLFIGSGSIRAIDSVNAAGAGSLRLGVNDKLTTIEAVSVKDTYYVPLRDLSQELKLTLTGVSDGIKVTGQNRSIKLLNDHATATLSDGKTISMNTFLKNGKTMVPLKLTSYLGFGISFKADQNLLRVKDGSATLDDATFVSKFKKEMKPTATPGTSTPTVGKQGKTVYLTFDDGPTATTSTLLDILAKYDAKATFFMIGPNMNQHTAQVKRIANEGHGLALHGMTHRKEKFYASPAAALGEMDNDNAILKKITGQSTTLIRPPYGSKPYFTKTFRDKVLAQGYHLWDWNVDSEDWKYKDASTTIYNSVMNQVHKLQKSQTNPVILMHDQKATLKVLPRILESLKKEGYTFHVISSDLKPLNFWKDTR, from the coding sequence ATGTCTTTAAAGAAAGTATGGCTATTATTAATCGTATTATTCATAGGTTCTGGATCAATACGAGCGATAGATTCAGTGAATGCAGCAGGTGCAGGCTCCCTTAGGTTAGGTGTGAACGATAAGTTAACAACTATTGAAGCAGTTTCGGTAAAAGATACCTATTACGTTCCTCTACGTGATCTGTCACAGGAACTTAAGTTAACGCTAACTGGAGTGAGTGATGGGATAAAAGTTACAGGTCAGAACAGATCAATCAAACTGCTGAATGATCATGCAACAGCTACTCTAAGCGATGGAAAGACCATATCCATGAATACATTTTTGAAAAACGGAAAAACCATGGTTCCACTGAAATTGACTTCTTATCTTGGTTTCGGAATTTCCTTTAAAGCAGATCAAAATTTATTGCGTGTAAAAGATGGCTCAGCTACATTAGATGATGCAACATTTGTGAGTAAATTTAAAAAGGAAATGAAGCCAACCGCAACTCCTGGAACTTCTACGCCAACTGTTGGGAAGCAAGGTAAGACCGTATACCTCACCTTTGATGATGGACCAACGGCCACTACTTCTACATTGCTTGATATTTTGGCAAAATATGATGCGAAGGCAACTTTTTTCATGATCGGACCGAATATGAACCAGCATACTGCGCAAGTGAAACGGATTGCGAATGAAGGACATGGTCTCGCATTGCATGGAATGACGCACCGGAAAGAGAAGTTTTATGCTTCACCTGCCGCTGCACTGGGTGAGATGGATAACGATAACGCCATTTTGAAAAAGATTACAGGTCAAAGCACCACACTGATTCGTCCTCCTTATGGAAGCAAACCTTATTTCACAAAGACCTTTAGAGATAAAGTGTTGGCTCAAGGTTATCATCTGTGGGATTGGAACGTGGACTCTGAGGATTGGAAATACAAGGATGCTAGTACGACGATCTATAATTCGGTTATGAATCAGGTTCATAAGCTGCAGAAATCGCAGACCAATCCAGTTATTCTGATGCATGATCAAAAGGCTACACTTAAAGTGCTTCCTCGTATTTTAGAGTCATTGAAAAAAGAAGGATATACATTCCACGTCATTAGCTCAGATCTGAAACCTCTAAATTTCTGGAAGGATACACGCTGA
- the qoxA gene encoding cytochrome aa3 quinol oxidase subunit II produces MNKKGPLYALFLSLILLLPGCSSIAVLNPKGPAARTLSDTIILSIVMMLGVLAVVYILYVFVLLKYRAKKSNEDYIPPHEEGNKWLEAIWITIPIIIVAFLSVVTVKTTVDVENVAADYKDQKPLVIYASSSNWKWHFSYPEEGIETVNYVNIPVHRAVEFRLYSFGTISSLWIPQLGGQKYAMSDMITTLHLSADTVGSYVGRNANFNGKGFAHMEFETLAMTDKDYQEWVKDVKETAGPLTEDEFKGLLEMEHVGRKTYTNTHLSFSPPPGSHGDHMSNGGTEMDTDNGSMEHQDNKEIHPTPAPSSETEFNTEPNPELDEPTPSSPLEESTTHDGH; encoded by the coding sequence ATGAACAAAAAGGGACCGTTATACGCTTTATTTCTCAGCCTAATTTTACTCTTGCCAGGATGCAGTTCAATCGCTGTTCTGAATCCGAAGGGGCCGGCTGCAAGAACTTTATCTGACACGATCATTCTCTCCATTGTTATGATGCTCGGTGTTCTGGCAGTTGTCTACATCTTATATGTCTTCGTTCTTTTGAAATACCGTGCTAAAAAAAGCAACGAAGATTATATTCCTCCTCACGAGGAAGGAAACAAATGGCTGGAGGCTATCTGGATTACCATTCCGATTATTATCGTGGCATTCCTCTCCGTAGTCACCGTCAAAACAACAGTAGATGTAGAAAATGTTGCAGCGGATTATAAAGATCAGAAACCGCTTGTAATCTATGCTTCCTCCTCTAACTGGAAATGGCATTTCAGCTATCCAGAGGAAGGGATCGAAACAGTAAACTACGTTAATATTCCAGTTCACCGCGCTGTAGAGTTCAGATTGTATTCTTTCGGTACAATCTCAAGTCTTTGGATCCCACAATTGGGAGGACAAAAATACGCGATGAGCGACATGATCACAACCTTGCATCTTTCAGCTGATACTGTAGGTTCTTATGTCGGAAGAAATGCGAACTTTAATGGTAAGGGCTTTGCCCACATGGAGTTTGAAACACTTGCGATGACAGATAAGGATTATCAGGAATGGGTGAAAGACGTTAAAGAAACGGCGGGTCCACTGACGGAAGATGAATTTAAAGGTCTTTTGGAAATGGAACATGTCGGACGTAAAACGTATACGAATACTCACTTATCCTTTAGCCCGCCTCCGGGAAGCCATGGTGACCATATGAGTAATGGTGGCACTGAAATGGATACGGATAACGGAAGCATGGAGCATCAGGATAATAAAGAAATTCACCCGACTCCAGCACCATCCAGTGAGACGGAATTCAACACCGAGCCTAATCCAGAACTGGATGAGCCGACACCTAGTTCTCCGTTAGAAGAGAGCACAACACATGACGGACACTAG
- the qoxB gene encoding cytochrome aa3 quinol oxidase subunit I — translation MDWDKFKVHGEPLIYGAMASIVLATIGIIVGLTYFKKWGYLWREWLTTVDHKRIGIMYILAALLMLFRGGVDAIMMKLQTAAPDMKFLDAQHYNEVFTTHGLIMILFMAMPFIIGLMNVIVPLQIGARDVAFPRLNAVSFWLFFFGAMLLNISFVIGGSPDAGWSAYFPLASLEFSPTVGNNYYSLALQISGIGTLITGVNFIVTILKMRAPGMKLMKMPMFTWSVLITNVIIVFAFPVLTVALALMMFDRLFGSQFFTMANGGMDMLWANLFWVWGHPEVYIVVLPAFGIYSEIIATFSKKNLYGYTSMVFSMLIISLLSFLVWAHHFYTMGQGAMVNSFFSITTMAIAVPTGVKIFNWLFTLRKGRITFTTPMLYTLAFIPIFTIGGVTGVMLAMASADYQYHNTMFLVAHFHYVLIPGAVFAVIAGFHYWFPKVFGFRLNERLGKHAFWWIIISFNVSFFPLFILGLKGMTRRQYTYSADTGFGPLSMVSFVGAIGLAIGFVILVYNIYWSTRYEPRDTDGDPWDARTLEWATKSPIPAYNFAVVPNVKTRDAYWSAKQDKVPLFEDKITKIHMPSNTGKPFILGVIFFIAGFSLVFSLWIPAILSGVGILIVLAAMSFDRDHGFYIPAEEVIATEKKLRGETV, via the coding sequence ATGGATTGGGATAAATTTAAGGTCCACGGCGAACCCTTGATATACGGAGCTATGGCAAGTATTGTTCTGGCTACGATCGGGATTATTGTCGGCCTGACCTATTTTAAAAAATGGGGATATTTATGGCGCGAATGGTTGACTACTGTTGACCACAAACGTATTGGGATTATGTATATCCTCGCAGCATTGCTTATGCTTTTCCGCGGCGGCGTTGACGCTATTATGATGAAGCTGCAAACAGCAGCCCCGGACATGAAATTTCTTGACGCACAGCATTATAACGAGGTATTTACAACACACGGCTTGATTATGATCCTTTTTATGGCCATGCCGTTTATTATCGGTCTGATGAATGTTATCGTTCCGCTGCAAATCGGCGCTAGAGACGTTGCCTTCCCGCGTCTGAACGCTGTCAGCTTCTGGCTCTTCTTCTTTGGAGCTATGCTGCTTAACATTTCGTTTGTTATCGGGGGATCGCCAGATGCTGGTTGGTCCGCATATTTCCCGCTAGCAAGTCTAGAGTTCAGTCCAACGGTGGGTAATAACTATTACTCGCTCGCACTACAAATTTCAGGTATTGGTACGCTCATCACAGGCGTTAACTTTATTGTAACGATTCTGAAAATGCGTGCACCAGGCATGAAGTTGATGAAAATGCCGATGTTTACTTGGTCCGTATTGATCACCAACGTAATTATCGTATTCGCATTCCCTGTGCTTACGGTAGCACTTGCGTTGATGATGTTCGACCGGCTGTTCGGCTCTCAATTCTTTACGATGGCCAATGGCGGTATGGATATGTTATGGGCCAACCTTTTCTGGGTATGGGGTCACCCTGAAGTATATATCGTTGTCTTACCGGCATTCGGTATTTATAGTGAAATTATCGCCACCTTCTCTAAAAAGAACCTGTATGGATATACATCCATGGTATTCAGTATGTTGATCATTTCTCTCTTGTCCTTCTTAGTATGGGCTCACCATTTCTATACAATGGGTCAAGGTGCTATGGTTAACAGCTTCTTCTCGATTACAACCATGGCCATTGCCGTACCAACAGGTGTGAAAATATTTAACTGGCTATTCACCTTACGAAAAGGGCGAATAACCTTTACGACACCTATGCTATACACCCTGGCCTTTATTCCGATCTTTACGATTGGTGGGGTAACAGGTGTCATGCTGGCTATGGCCAGTGCCGATTACCAGTACCATAATACGATGTTCCTGGTTGCCCATTTCCACTACGTTCTTATTCCAGGTGCGGTCTTCGCCGTTATCGCAGGGTTCCATTACTGGTTCCCTAAAGTATTCGGTTTCCGTCTGAATGAACGTCTTGGCAAGCATGCCTTCTGGTGGATTATTATTTCCTTTAACGTATCGTTCTTCCCGCTGTTTATTCTCGGACTTAAGGGTATGACCCGTCGACAATACACATATTCTGCGGACACTGGATTTGGCCCGCTGAGTATGGTTTCATTTGTAGGTGCGATCGGTCTCGCGATTGGATTTGTAATCCTGGTTTATAACATTTACTGGAGTACTCGTTACGAACCAAGAGATACTGATGGCGACCCATGGGATGCACGTACTTTGGAGTGGGCAACGAAAAGCCCGATTCCAGCTTACAACTTCGCAGTGGTTCCAAATGTAAAAACACGCGATGCATACTGGTCTGCTAAACAAGATAAAGTACCACTTTTTGAAGATAAGATTACTAAGATTCATATGCCTAGCAACACAGGAAAACCATTTATTCTGGGTGTTATCTTCTTCATCGCAGGGTTCTCTCTGGTCTTCAGTCTTTGGATTCCAGCGATCCTCTCTGGAGTAGGTATCCTCATTGTTCTAGCTGCTATGTCCTTTGATCGGGATCACGGATTCTACATCCCAGCAGAAGAAGTTATTGCTACTGAAAAGAAATTGCGGGGTGAGACAGTATGA
- the qoxC gene encoding cytochrome aa3 quinol oxidase subunit III — protein MKIDASKPLEYSTEENSNKIFGFWVFLGAEIALFATLFTVYFVMVDRFASGPSGPELFEIGPVMIETLLLLTSSFTIGLAVHAMRHGYQKAMMVFFGLTLLMGLGFLGIEIMEFVTYVHEGATLQTSGFLSSLFVLLGTHGAHVSFGFLWGAAILIQLKRQGINPATANKSFIFSLYWHFLDVVWIFIFSFVYLKGLM, from the coding sequence ATGAAAATAGATGCGTCTAAGCCGCTTGAATACTCAACAGAAGAGAATAGTAATAAAATCTTTGGCTTCTGGGTTTTTCTAGGAGCGGAGATTGCACTGTTCGCTACGTTGTTCACTGTTTACTTTGTAATGGTAGACCGTTTTGCCAGCGGCCCTAGCGGGCCGGAGCTTTTCGAAATTGGTCCGGTGATGATCGAAACATTGCTGCTGCTGACAAGTTCGTTTACGATTGGTCTTGCGGTTCATGCCATGCGGCATGGTTACCAAAAAGCCATGATGGTCTTTTTCGGACTAACCCTTCTAATGGGTCTCGGCTTCCTTGGGATCGAAATCATGGAGTTTGTCACTTATGTTCACGAAGGGGCTACACTTCAAACCAGTGGTTTCCTATCCAGTCTCTTTGTACTGCTGGGAACACACGGAGCTCACGTATCGTTCGGGTTCCTGTGGGGTGCGGCTATTCTAATCCAGTTGAAGCGTCAAGGTATTAATCCGGCTACGGCCAATAAATCCTTTATCTTCTCGCTGTACTGGCATTTCTTGGACGTTGTCTGGATCTTTATTTTCAGCTTCGTCTATCTGAAAGGACTGATGTAG
- the qoxD gene encoding cytochrome aa3 quinol oxidase subunit IV: MKQLFPIRHVMGFLASLVLSVAALAVIYLDLSNTANMAILLVTALIQASLQLFLFMHIGESADTKKELYINIAYALFVGLVTIFGTLFIFVWGWYA; encoded by the coding sequence ATGAAGCAATTGTTTCCAATTCGCCATGTGATGGGTTTCTTAGCCTCTCTTGTCCTTTCTGTGGCTGCACTTGCTGTAATCTACCTTGATCTATCCAACACTGCGAACATGGCAATCCTGCTTGTTACAGCCCTCATTCAGGCTTCCTTGCAGCTCTTCCTGTTCATGCATATTGGTGAATCAGCAGATACCAAGAAAGAACTTTACATCAATATCGCCTATGCCTTATTCGTTGGTTTAGTTACGATATTCGGTACGCTCTTCATCTTCGTATGGGGCTGGTATGCTTAA
- a CDS encoding GntR family transcriptional regulator, producing MFELDVRSRKPIYEQLTDKVKEMILHGILQTDEQLPSVRTLSQQLTVNPNTIQKAYRELEREGYIYSLQGKGSFVAPMKKEQNAIKKAEVRNELLRLMAEAVYLGFTAAEISSLYQQVEKQREGGKSDD from the coding sequence ATGTTCGAACTGGACGTTCGTAGTCGGAAGCCGATTTATGAGCAGCTGACCGATAAGGTCAAGGAGATGATTCTGCATGGTATTTTGCAGACGGATGAACAGCTACCTTCTGTAAGGACTTTATCCCAGCAGCTAACCGTGAATCCCAATACGATTCAGAAGGCTTACCGTGAATTGGAACGTGAGGGGTATATCTATTCATTACAGGGGAAAGGAAGTTTTGTAGCCCCGATGAAAAAAGAACAAAATGCGATCAAAAAAGCGGAAGTCCGGAATGAGTTGCTGAGGCTGATGGCGGAGGCGGTATACCTTGGGTTCACCGCAGCTGAGATTAGTTCTTTGTACCAACAAGTGGAGAAGCAAAGAGAAGGAGGGAAGAGTGATGATTGA
- a CDS encoding ABC transporter ATP-binding protein yields MIEIRGVSKLFQGEKAVDDISLTVHKGTIYGLLGSNGAGKTTLLKTLAGIYSPDKGTVRVDGEAVFEHPTTKQRVIFMPDAPYFFPQSTMLQMAAFYRSIYPSWNQKRFEDLGTVFQLDKKRKLSRFSKGMQRQASFWLCLSCMPDVLIMDEPIDGLDPVMRRQIKNLLFQEVAERELTVIISSHNLREIEDLCDHVGIMHGGKMLIEKDLDDLKADTHKIQVAFRDERHEIPLAAKLQVLHQERRGSVNLYIVKGDRERIKAAFQVYEPYVFDLLPLTLEEIFIYEMGDVGYDAQPLLL; encoded by the coding sequence ATGATTGAGATTCGAGGAGTCAGCAAGTTATTTCAAGGCGAGAAGGCAGTCGACGATATCTCTTTAACGGTACATAAAGGAACAATTTATGGGCTGCTCGGCTCTAATGGCGCGGGCAAAACTACGCTGCTCAAAACATTGGCGGGCATCTACTCTCCAGATAAGGGGACCGTGCGGGTGGATGGTGAAGCAGTATTCGAACACCCGACGACTAAGCAACGGGTTATTTTTATGCCGGATGCTCCTTATTTTTTCCCACAATCGACCATGCTGCAAATGGCGGCCTTCTATCGCTCGATTTATCCGAGCTGGAATCAGAAGCGTTTTGAAGATTTGGGAACCGTATTTCAGCTCGATAAAAAGCGCAAACTCAGTCGTTTCTCCAAAGGGATGCAGCGGCAAGCGTCATTCTGGTTGTGTTTAAGCTGTATGCCGGATGTGCTGATTATGGATGAACCGATTGACGGATTAGATCCGGTGATGCGGCGTCAGATCAAAAACCTGCTATTTCAGGAGGTTGCTGAACGCGAGCTGACGGTAATCATATCTTCGCATAACCTTCGTGAGATTGAAGATCTGTGCGATCATGTCGGGATTATGCATGGTGGGAAGATGTTGATTGAGAAGGATCTGGATGATCTTAAGGCGGATACACATAAGATTCAAGTGGCGTTTCGGGATGAACGGCATGAGATTCCGTTAGCTGCCAAGTTACAAGTTCTGCATCAAGAGCGCCGGGGAAGTGTGAACCTATATATTGTAAAAGGGGATCGTGAACGGATCAAAGCGGCTTTTCAGGTGTACGAGCCATACGTATTCGATTTGCTTCCATTGACGTTAGAAGAGATTTTTATTTATGAAATGGGGGATGTCGGATATGACGCGCAGCCATTACTACTTTAA